The Alkalinema sp. FACHB-956 genome segment ATTGCTCCATAGTCTGGCCCCCCACTTTCAGGGACATCTCCGCGATCTTCAGGAAACAGACACTCGCCATGATATTACCTATCTCGCCAATAAAACCGGATGGGATGCTCGTGCGGTAGCGATCGCAGCCCTGGCGGATGAATTCAGTACTCGGAGCCAGATTCAGCCTGCCTTTTTCTATGCGCTGTTTCGCGCTGGATTGTCTGCCAACAATGATGCGGTTTACCAAATCGATGCCAAAACAGTCGAAAGAATCTGGAAGCAAAGTATTCAGCAAGGCGTGATTCCAGCAACGTTAGAAGCTGAAGTCCCCCAGGCTATACAGCGATTCCAAGAACTATTTGTGCAGCGATCGTTGGACGCACCAGCTATCACGGGAGTTTCTTCTCTCAAAGAGATGTTAAGCAGTGCCCATATACATGATGAGGATCATCAAAAGGAATTTGTCACGCTGTATGCCCAGCATCAAGATAATCTGTCTGAATTTTGGAAAGCCATCCGAACTAATCAGAATTTAGCGCCAGTTGCCCAGCGGTTACAAATCGACGGACAGTTAGCCTATTTGACGCTGAACAATGCGCCTCTGATCCAAAAGCTACACACTCAGGTGGGCAATCCCAACGAACTCACCACTCCCCTCAGCCTGATTGAGCATGGCTACTACCAAGCAGAACCCTGGGAAACGATCGTCGAAGGAGGTGCTATTCCAACCGAGATTCCAGGCCAGGGAGACGAGCAGAAAAAACAATATGCTGAGTTAATGGCTGCCCATTTGCGACTCAGCTACCCAACAGCCGTCGTCGCTCAAATGGTGAGAACGGATGAAACCCCGCTGCAAAATCCCCTGAGGAAGGATGACGTGAGTCACTTACTCATGACTCACCAGGGTCAATTTGAAATTGGGATGCAACCCATCGAACAGTTCGCTCTCCAAAACAATCTGCAAATTGCGCCGGACGTGATCCAGGAAGTGACCCGAATTCAGCGGGCCCATCAAATCACTTCGAGCGATCGCGCCATGAATATTTTGCTAAACCATGATCTGGACTCAGCCTATAAGGTTGTTCAATACAGTCAAGCCGACTTTGTTCAGCAATTTAAGGATGAATTAGGAGGCGAAGCCAAAGCGATTTTAGTCCATGCGAAAGCACAGCAAGTGCATAACACGGTTTTGAATATTGCCGTGTCCTATTTAACCGGACGCAATGCGATTGCGATTGGCTCTAATCCTGAGGCCCGGATTATTGATACGCCCTACCTGTCGCAACCGGCAATTGCGGCGGCCAACGCGACGGATGTGATTGCCTATCCCACCTTAGAAAAACTATTCGGTGAGATGGACTATTGCGCGTGTGACCATTGCCGATCGATTTTGAGTCCAGCCGCCTATTTAGTGAATCTGCTTCAGTTTTGCGATCGCCCCCCCGAAAAAGAACAGGCCAATAATCAAAATAGCCAAAACCCACAAACGGTTCTCCTCCGTCGTCGCCCTGATATTGAGCACCTCCCGCTCACCTGTGAAAACACCAACACGCCACTACCCTATATTGATATTGTCAACGAAACCCTGGAGTATTTCATCACCCATAATCTCAATCTGGCCAACTATACAGGTCACGACATCAAGGGAGATGTCACATCAGAAGAACTGTTAGCCAGCCCTCAATTTGTCAGCGCAACCGCGTATCAAATCCTGGCCGGAAATTCACTACAAGACGGCCCACTCCCACTCTTGCCCCCAATGCCGCCCTTACCGTTCCATCAACCGTTGGAATACCTGCGTCGGTATTTCAATCAATTTGAAATACCCTTACCGACGGTCATGCAGGCACTGCGTAAAACGGATAATTTGGAGCCTGTTGATCCAACCACCTATGGTTGGCGAGATATTTTGATGGAAGAACTGCACCTTTCTCACCCTGAGTATGCACGCTTGAGCGATCGCACCCTCTCCCTCTATACGCTTTATGGCTATCATCCAGACACCCCAGAAGCTGAGATTCTCTCCACTCTAGCAAACGTGAAAGCCTTCACACGACGGGTTGGAATTTCCTATGAAGAGATTATCGAAATTATCCAAACGCGCTTTGTTAATCCTAACGCCCATTTAATTCCCAAATTAGAGCGGTTATACATGACGTCTACGACCTTAAAAGCCTTTAAAGAGGGTTTGATTTCAGATGATGAGTTTGACAAACTCCTCCCAACGGGATTGGATGCCAATCAATACGGAGGAGACATCAAGGCATGGGTCAGAAATGATCAGAACTATGCCAAAATCATGGGCTTAATCACCTTAACCAATCCCACTACTATTGACGATCTATCTCGATTCGATGTGCTGGAATTTCGCTACGCCAATCCGGATCATGACAATAACGGTATTCGTGCCTTTGAATTTGTTCGGTTGATTCGCTTCATTCACCTGTGGAAAAAATTAGGGTGGACGATCGCCCAAACCGATCAAGCGATCGCCGCTCTATATCCTGCCGATCAGACTCCCAATGATCCAGATGATGCGGTCAACTTGCAACGGTTGGATGCCGGATTTCGGGTTTTATTGCCCAGATTAGGCATTATCCAACAAGTGATGCGGACCCTCAACCTCAGCCTAACCAAAGACTTATTGCCGCTCTTAGCCTGTTTCTCGCCGATTGATACCTTTGGCAAGTCTCTGTACCATCAAATGTTTCTCAATCCAGCCCTACTGAAACAAGATCCCATCTTTGCTGACGATGGCTACGGCAATTTTCTCACCCATCCAGCCGACATCGGAGACCATATCGAAGCGCTACGCGCCGCTCTTCAACTAACCGAAGATGAACTCCGCCAAATTATGGCGGACCTCAGTTACACCGACACGACACCCCTCTCCTTGGACACCCTCAGCGCCATTTTCCGACGGGGTTGGCTGGCGCATACCCTGAAACTCAGTCTGCGTGAGTTCCTGCTCTTGACCCAATTCACAGGGTTAGATCCCTTTGCAGCCCCCGATCCCGTTCACCCCCCAATCCAGCGCCTGATTCAATGGGTACGGCAATTGCAAACGTTGGCGGTGAAACCAGTTCAAGTCCTTTATTTGATTTGGAATCAAGATATCACAGGCAAGGCGGTTCCCAGAAATAGCGAACTTCTAGGCTTTGCCCGCAGTCTCCGATCGGCACTCACCGAGATCGAACGTGAATACATCCTCACCGATGATCCAGAAGGTCAAATTGCCCGTTCTCGCATGGCCCTAGTGTATGGGAGTCAGAACACGGATTTGTTCTTCAGTTTTTTGGAGAATACATTTGTCAGTACGGTTCCCTATGGTCATCCTCAGGACACCTTGGCGGAGGCGATCGTTAATGCTACGGCCAACCGTATCACCTACGATAATTTCCGTAAGCAGTTGTCTTTCACCGGCATTTTAACGTCAACCCTACGGGATGCCCTCAATGCTGTTCCCGATGTCTCTTCCCAGTTTAGAACGGCGATCAATGACCTATACCGAGCCAATCAAAACGTTATTCAACCCTTTTTCGATCGCTATCCAGAATTACACCCCCACTATGTCGCTTACACTACCTCAAATGAGTCTATTGAAAAGAAGCGTGCGAATTTACTCGCTAGCATCCTGCCCGCGTTAAAACGGCAGCGCAAACAGCAGCAAGCCCTACAATTGATCAGTGCCACCACCACCGTAGAGGCAGAATTTGCCACGGCATTGCTGGCGAATCCGTTGGTGTTACATGCCAACGCAGACCCAGTTCAACCTGCCATGGTCGATTTATTAGCATTAGAGATTCCCAACAGTTTAACCCATGCTTGGAATGGCTACTTAGAGACTCCAGAGAATGGACTCTACAATCTCGCCATTGATGCCGGGGAAGGCGCGACTGTCACCTTGACGCTAGATGGATCTGCGATCGCCCTGACCCAAAACGCGACCCTATGGCGAAACGCTCAACCCCTACAGTTCAGGGCTGGCACTCTCTACAAACTGGCTCTAGCGGTTGAGAACTTACAAGGTTCCTTAAAAGTAAGCTGGCAAACCCTAGGGCGGGGTTGGGAAGTGATTCCAGCAGACTATCTCTATGCCGATGCGGTGATAACTCCGTTGCAGGCAACCTATCTGCACTTTCTCAAGGTGACCAATCTGGCAATCGTCCTCAAACTCACCCCCCAGGAAATCGCCTATCTGGGTGCCCACGCAGATTATCACATCGATGGACAAGGCTGGCTGAACCATCTCTCCACAGCGGGAAATCCGAACGCCGTTCACTTGCCTGCCCTACACCAGGGATTAACGGCACTCCTGGATTTTGCCCACCTCAAAGCTGAATTATCCCCCGATGATCAGCGCTTACTCAGGGTGCTGACCGATCCGATCGCAGCAGCCCAACCCGAACCCGATCAGAGGCTGGAGGATTGCGTGCTGTTTCGGCTCACCGGTTGGCAACCGCGATCGCTGGAGGTACTGCTGCAACATCTGGGGTTGGCGATTGCCGATCTCACCCATCTGCACACCTTCCGCCGTATCTTTGATGCCTATGCCCCACTGCACAGACTCAAGATTTCCGCCGCTGCCCTGATCAAGGCAACGACGAATGAACCGACAGCGACCACTGTGCGCGATTTACAAGCGGCTTTACGTGCCCGCTATGACGAAAGTGCCTGGTTGAACGTGCTCAAGCCCATCAATGACGAAATGCGCGGGCTACAACGGGATGCATTGGTTGCCTACATTCTGCATCAAATGCGATCGCATCCCAACACCGCCCACATCAACACCCCCGATAAGCTGTTTGAATATTTCCTCATGGATGTGCAGATGGAACCCTGTATGCAAACCTCGCGCATTCGTCATGCCATTTCTTCGGTTCAGCTTTTTATCGAACGCTGCTTGATGAACCTGGAACCCAGTGTCTGCGCCGCTTCCATCAATGCCAAACAGTGGACTTGGATGAAGCGCTACCGAGTCTGGGAAGCCAATCGCAAAGTCTTCTTGTATCCCGAAAACTGGCTAGAACCAGAACTGCGAGACGATCAATCCCCATTTTTCAAAGAAGCCATGAGCGAACTGCTCCAGGGCGACATCACCGAAGATCGGGCCGCCACGACCTTGCTCAACTATCTGGCCAAGTTAGAAGAAGTAGCCAA includes the following:
- a CDS encoding neuraminidase-like domain-containing protein codes for the protein MVDIRINTNGLTPSQFFLPELTTEILEGANELSLQLEPREYTFQIPQHLGLAASFKFQITPNGLIDYDPIHTFLRGRGTTTLTVQGFPITFAFDARSPLSHDLMLNGAKDVILSRTQTHHSLNLIPGTGYSFRATPDTIADFSFHVDPNGEVKIAEQYKDFAKTDGNTLTISGYSITIDGRALSHDLRMYLVGNDAILPHTQPHPLTLIPTAGYTFWSNFRTLMDFRFDLSISGEILLNQPYRDLATVQERTLTLRGHRITLDAQAFSYDLQLSVVGDRNTLPRGQRHELTLMPSARYSFEPTLGVPANFEFDLDVSGQIAINSRYKDFAVAQERSLLLRHLVQEVEESLRTVSGRISLDNGQPLKNMIVRAFHEGEQATVRLGEDSSDAEGRYTIRYEPLPGITRLILRVIVSDAQRNELKSSDRIQTDQPLTIVNLIVPQLRAVTYQVTGKVSSPVSAGVEGLRVLVVDKAVGEDVTLVATTTQSDGAYQATFPDTLIRQRGKTQPDLQVRVFQGDRFLAASEVRYNASPSETLNVFLDHVPPSALQSEYEILLHSLAPHFQGHLRDLQETDTRHDITYLANKTGWDARAVAIAALADEFSTRSQIQPAFFYALFRAGLSANNDAVYQIDAKTVERIWKQSIQQGVIPATLEAEVPQAIQRFQELFVQRSLDAPAITGVSSLKEMLSSAHIHDEDHQKEFVTLYAQHQDNLSEFWKAIRTNQNLAPVAQRLQIDGQLAYLTLNNAPLIQKLHTQVGNPNELTTPLSLIEHGYYQAEPWETIVEGGAIPTEIPGQGDEQKKQYAELMAAHLRLSYPTAVVAQMVRTDETPLQNPLRKDDVSHLLMTHQGQFEIGMQPIEQFALQNNLQIAPDVIQEVTRIQRAHQITSSDRAMNILLNHDLDSAYKVVQYSQADFVQQFKDELGGEAKAILVHAKAQQVHNTVLNIAVSYLTGRNAIAIGSNPEARIIDTPYLSQPAIAAANATDVIAYPTLEKLFGEMDYCACDHCRSILSPAAYLVNLLQFCDRPPEKEQANNQNSQNPQTVLLRRRPDIEHLPLTCENTNTPLPYIDIVNETLEYFITHNLNLANYTGHDIKGDVTSEELLASPQFVSATAYQILAGNSLQDGPLPLLPPMPPLPFHQPLEYLRRYFNQFEIPLPTVMQALRKTDNLEPVDPTTYGWRDILMEELHLSHPEYARLSDRTLSLYTLYGYHPDTPEAEILSTLANVKAFTRRVGISYEEIIEIIQTRFVNPNAHLIPKLERLYMTSTTLKAFKEGLISDDEFDKLLPTGLDANQYGGDIKAWVRNDQNYAKIMGLITLTNPTTIDDLSRFDVLEFRYANPDHDNNGIRAFEFVRLIRFIHLWKKLGWTIAQTDQAIAALYPADQTPNDPDDAVNLQRLDAGFRVLLPRLGIIQQVMRTLNLSLTKDLLPLLACFSPIDTFGKSLYHQMFLNPALLKQDPIFADDGYGNFLTHPADIGDHIEALRAALQLTEDELRQIMADLSYTDTTPLSLDTLSAIFRRGWLAHTLKLSLREFLLLTQFTGLDPFAAPDPVHPPIQRLIQWVRQLQTLAVKPVQVLYLIWNQDITGKAVPRNSELLGFARSLRSALTEIEREYILTDDPEGQIARSRMALVYGSQNTDLFFSFLENTFVSTVPYGHPQDTLAEAIVNATANRITYDNFRKQLSFTGILTSTLRDALNAVPDVSSQFRTAINDLYRANQNVIQPFFDRYPELHPHYVAYTTSNESIEKKRANLLASILPALKRQRKQQQALQLISATTTVEAEFATALLANPLVLHANADPVQPAMVDLLALEIPNSLTHAWNGYLETPENGLYNLAIDAGEGATVTLTLDGSAIALTQNATLWRNAQPLQFRAGTLYKLALAVENLQGSLKVSWQTLGRGWEVIPADYLYADAVITPLQATYLHFLKVTNLAIVLKLTPQEIAYLGAHADYHIDGQGWLNHLSTAGNPNAVHLPALHQGLTALLDFAHLKAELSPDDQRLLRVLTDPIAAAQPEPDQRLEDCVLFRLTGWQPRSLEVLLQHLGLAIADLTHLHTFRRIFDAYAPLHRLKISAAALIKATTNEPTATTVRDLQAALRARYDESAWLNVLKPINDEMRGLQRDALVAYILHQMRSHPNTAHINTPDKLFEYFLMDVQMEPCMQTSRIRHAISSVQLFIERCLMNLEPSVCAASINAKQWTWMKRYRVWEANRKVFLYPENWLEPELRDDQSPFFKEAMSELLQGDITEDRAATTLLNYLAKLEEVAKLEPCGIHFVENDVTKLEDDVAHVVARTAGANRKYFYRRREFRSWTPWEQIKLDIEDNPAIPVVWNDRLFLFWLRIVKQPLL